A region of Nitrospinota bacterium DNA encodes the following proteins:
- a CDS encoding radical SAM protein, protein MKTAEMPMERPLLHGIHKETQISAAGRPLEITLFIWRQCNLLCHYCGTMEFYRDVAPEKNAGYIHTALAELSSTPVRTIILQGPGEPFLKKKKLYPILRKARSFGLATVIYTNGLLVDGGDIEELFELDVSLVFKLDSLDKERMISIYATRSPCEFREMPPWGHVPYALWLALSRGFAKSRRLGVSCVMDDHNLDNSFNGILNVLCFARENGVIPLFNTLLVPDRGAMTLRAKMDPSIQKKALEALAKTDWERYGYKWAPTPPVGGYDLGITQEDYVVSENRVYGWRYSPAGIDVIPKGEFGDFIEWLKA, encoded by the coding sequence ATGAAAACCGCGGAGATGCCTATGGAGCGGCCCTTACTGCATGGCATCCATAAGGAAACCCAGATCTCCGCCGCTGGCCGCCCGCTGGAGATAACCCTTTTCATATGGAGGCAGTGCAACCTGCTTTGCCACTATTGCGGAACGATGGAATTTTACCGTGACGTGGCGCCGGAGAAAAACGCCGGATACATCCATACAGCCCTTGCCGAATTATCTTCCACTCCCGTTCGAACAATAATATTGCAAGGGCCAGGAGAGCCTTTCCTGAAAAAGAAAAAGCTCTACCCGATTCTTAGAAAAGCCAGGTCCTTCGGTTTAGCCACGGTCATTTACACTAACGGGCTTCTTGTTGACGGCGGGGATATAGAGGAGCTTTTCGAACTGGATGTGTCGCTGGTGTTCAAACTGGACAGTTTGGATAAAGAGCGGATGATTTCCATATACGCCACCCGGAGCCCCTGCGAGTTTAGGGAAATGCCCCCCTGGGGGCATGTGCCCTACGCATTGTGGCTGGCGCTTTCCAGAGGATTCGCGAAAAGCCGGCGGCTGGGGGTATCCTGTGTGATGGACGACCATAACCTTGATAACAGTTTTAACGGGATATTGAACGTGCTCTGTTTCGCCCGCGAGAATGGCGTTATACCCCTGTTCAACACTCTGCTGGTTCCAGACAGGGGCGCCATGACCCTTCGGGCCAAGATGGACCCCTCAATCCAGAAGAAAGCCCTGGAGGCGCTGGCGAAGACCGATTGGGAGCGGTACGGATATAAATGGGCTCCCACCCCGCCGGTGGGCGGGTACGACCTGGGGATTACCCAGGAGGATTATGTGGTATCAGAAAACAGGGTCTATGGATGGAGGTATTCCCCGGCTGGGATAGACGTTATCCCCAAAGGCGAATTCGGGGATTTTATCGAATGGCTTAAAGCGTGA
- the amrA gene encoding AmmeMemoRadiSam system protein A, with protein MTPTQLGEKEKIILLKAARESIVKGFRGAGTEPVANNLAPSLKEARGAFVTLTIKCSLRGCVGYIEPVAPLYQTVAQAAQAAAFEDTRFFPLTEGELSEVEIEISALTPARHVSSWREIELGRHGIIMSKYGRRALFLPQVAPENGWDLATTLSHLSMKAGLNPDDWREGADFQVFEAEVFNEKEIKPLLAPQTAPA; from the coding sequence ATGACGCCCACACAGTTAGGGGAGAAGGAGAAAATTATCCTTCTTAAAGCCGCCCGGGAATCCATCGTAAAGGGATTCAGAGGCGCAGGAACCGAGCCGGTGGCAAATAACCTTGCGCCGTCATTGAAGGAAGCCCGTGGCGCGTTCGTGACGCTCACCATCAAATGTTCCCTGCGCGGGTGCGTGGGATATATAGAGCCCGTGGCGCCCCTTTACCAGACGGTGGCTCAAGCCGCCCAAGCCGCCGCCTTTGAGGACACCCGCTTCTTCCCCCTGACCGAAGGGGAGTTAAGCGAGGTTGAGATAGAAATTTCAGCGCTCACTCCCGCGCGGCATGTCTCCTCCTGGAGGGAAATAGAGTTGGGCCGGCATGGGATCATCATGTCCAAATACGGGCGCAGGGCGCTATTCCTGCCCCAGGTGGCCCCCGAAAATGGATGGGACCTGGCCACCACCTTAAGCCATCTATCCATGAAAGCCGGGCTTAATCCCGATGATTGGCGCGAAGGGGCCGATTTCCAGGTGTTTGAAGCGGAAGTGTTCAACGAAAAAGAAATTAAGCCGCTTCTGGCCCCGCAAACCGCCCCGGCCTGA
- a CDS encoding PAS domain S-box protein, whose translation MRRLSFPLRFVIPCALFLAATVISTFFLIVSVNESYDRTDSEMASHAGFQGSQMTDILENFLQKDDLEGAKRALSWIGSEKLLRVAFLVDGQDTIILSTSYERVGKKLADTSHAGDSNLFNNTRKTFSRQTSVSSDGYLMKSTFPLVMGSRLSSGAGTKTGVLYIEYDLAGAKRDSLKSALKDFVELTTITALISLITWALFTFTLTRRINRLRETCARLAEGDMDARVNFEGTDELAYVGQSFDNMACRIAEKTQALIESEQRYKNLFENAGDAICVLEIESGKVLELNRRACQISGYSADELAEKSFYDLCAGEGGDLDPRDRLKEFIAQKPGPGTLNIVIRRKDGLHAHLEAGAVITKMGGHELALVVARDVTEKKQAGEERLRLVKAIEQAPVSVMITDTRANIQYVNPAFEALTGYSLGEVRGKNPSILKSGRHDAEFYENIWKNITSGVPWSGRMVNRNKNGDYYHEEATISPVIGPNGDILNYVAIKLDVTQKEYLAKAREYFRSITSHELRTPLTKLGYAMVVLEAKGQDHDSNTGEALEVLHEVFSGLERIVSATTLLNDISVADRKYGFTRLHLLPCLSRCVEKTKLGIAAERRDVYISIETGDTPEDTRVVGNEEMLHRAFDEVMSNAVKYSPEGGWVLVSVANHGDMASIRIADKGIGMPKKLIERMFEPFFSIENPQLHSTGRYKHLGGGIGLGLSITRMIIEYHNGGIHISSEGEGKGSLVTITLPANRQDS comes from the coding sequence ATGCGACGTTTATCGTTTCCTTTAAGGTTTGTCATACCTTGCGCCCTATTTCTGGCCGCAACGGTCATATCCACGTTCTTTCTGATTGTAAGCGTCAACGAGTCCTACGACAGGACCGACAGCGAGATGGCCAGCCATGCCGGTTTTCAGGGTTCCCAAATGACGGACATACTGGAAAACTTCCTCCAGAAAGACGATTTGGAGGGCGCTAAAAGGGCATTAAGCTGGATAGGCTCCGAGAAGTTGCTAAGGGTCGCCTTTCTTGTGGACGGCCAGGACACGATAATCCTGTCCACCTCTTATGAGCGCGTAGGGAAGAAACTGGCGGACACCAGTCACGCCGGGGATTCCAATCTATTCAACAATACTCGTAAGACCTTCTCCCGCCAAACAAGCGTCAGCTCCGATGGGTATCTGATGAAATCCACATTCCCGCTTGTTATGGGCTCAAGGTTATCCTCCGGAGCCGGGACTAAAACCGGTGTGCTGTATATCGAATACGACCTTGCGGGGGCCAAAAGGGATTCGTTGAAATCGGCTTTGAAAGATTTCGTGGAGCTTACCACAATAACAGCCCTTATAAGCCTGATCACATGGGCGCTGTTCACTTTTACGCTCACCCGGCGGATCAACCGGCTCCGGGAAACCTGCGCCAGGCTGGCCGAGGGGGACATGGACGCCAGAGTTAATTTTGAAGGCACGGACGAGTTGGCCTATGTCGGTCAATCATTCGACAACATGGCCTGCAGGATCGCCGAGAAAACCCAGGCCCTGATAGAAAGCGAGCAACGCTATAAAAACCTTTTTGAGAACGCCGGTGACGCCATTTGCGTTTTGGAAATAGAAAGCGGAAAGGTCCTGGAGCTTAACCGGAGAGCATGCCAGATCAGCGGGTACTCGGCGGACGAGCTTGCGGAAAAAAGTTTTTACGATTTGTGCGCTGGCGAGGGAGGGGATTTGGACCCCCGAGACAGGCTGAAAGAGTTTATTGCGCAAAAGCCCGGGCCTGGAACGCTGAACATTGTGATCCGGCGGAAAGATGGATTACACGCCCATCTGGAGGCCGGGGCAGTAATAACCAAGATGGGTGGGCATGAGCTGGCGCTGGTGGTGGCCAGAGACGTTACTGAAAAAAAACAGGCCGGGGAGGAGCGCCTGAGGCTGGTAAAGGCCATCGAGCAGGCGCCCGTGTCGGTGATGATAACGGACACCAGGGCCAACATACAGTATGTAAATCCCGCGTTTGAGGCGTTAACCGGCTACTCGTTGGGCGAGGTAAGGGGCAAAAACCCCAGCATTCTCAAAAGCGGCAGGCACGACGCGGAATTCTACGAGAATATATGGAAAAACATCACCAGCGGCGTCCCATGGAGCGGCAGGATGGTAAACAGGAACAAGAACGGTGATTATTATCATGAAGAGGCCACCATATCACCGGTTATCGGCCCTAACGGTGACATCCTGAATTATGTCGCCATAAAGCTGGACGTGACCCAGAAGGAATACCTTGCCAAGGCCCGGGAATATTTCCGTTCCATCACCTCCCACGAACTTCGCACGCCGCTCACAAAACTGGGGTACGCCATGGTTGTCCTTGAAGCCAAAGGCCAGGACCACGACTCGAATACCGGAGAGGCGCTGGAAGTGTTGCATGAAGTTTTCTCGGGCCTGGAAAGGATAGTGTCGGCCACCACTTTGCTCAACGATATAAGCGTGGCCGATCGAAAGTATGGTTTCACAAGGCTCCATCTTCTGCCTTGCCTTTCGCGGTGCGTGGAAAAAACAAAACTGGGAATTGCGGCTGAGCGGAGGGACGTTTACATATCCATCGAGACCGGCGACACTCCGGAAGACACCCGGGTTGTCGGCAATGAGGAAATGCTCCATCGCGCGTTCGATGAGGTGATGTCCAACGCGGTGAAATATTCACCGGAAGGGGGATGGGTTCTTGTGAGCGTGGCCAATCATGGCGATATGGCGTCCATAAGGATAGCGGACAAGGGCATCGGGATGCCTAAAAAGCTTATTGAACGCATGTTCGAGCCGTTCTTTTCTATTGAGAACCCGCAACTCCACTCCACCGGCAGATACAAACACCTGGGTGGAGGCATCGGCCTGGGACTCTCCATAACCCGGATGATAATCGAATATCACAACGGGGGCATCCACATATCCAGCGAGGGGGAGGGAAAAGGCTCCCTTGTCACCATCACCCTGCCTGCAAACCGTCAGGACAGCTAA
- a CDS encoding PAS domain S-box protein yields the protein MRSGGEFLKTITIRYILALGLLAALAVVAYAGVYYVIKTQEYSAEIINLSGQRRWLSQRVALVGLHLTDDKSIANRNVERKRLVETIVSLESVHNYLLNGDNPMSLKAGMTPEMKSIYFSPPHNLEMRIRAFIDWAKLLAKEPDNRLIHENPYLAKILDAANSSLLEALDAAVTQTQKESEAKVRNLHSLEALALVAMLVALGMVALFIFRPMAMAVSQRANELIKSEKKLKDIASSLGEGVCVIDNQCRLSFMNPEAERLLGWSGEELLGANLHSAIRADHNDEENHGSAAHPLCEAIFTGERQRISGEDVFRRRNGDLFSVAIVATAIGDEGAPIGAVIVFHDITERKRLMEELTTARDIAEEATRLKDQFVSLVSHDLRSPLSSITGLLKMIETDFDKGDVARSARLVVTARESVERLLSMINQLLNISRLKTGKIIPRPVFFDAGKAAAYAIGEVSHLAREKGVRLINEIQPGYRLFADSDLYPVVLRNLLSNAVKFCRPGDDVTIYNPPGEPGVVAVKDTGVGIQDSIVQNVFRHEVKTTTRGTSGEVGAGLGLPFSSDILAAHGGTITVESKLGEGSVFYAKLPPKRPLCLIVDSDESESRRMAAALNLIGVDCVETRDVPEAHIAMTARQPDLAVISVREGAASAIELINTLGSEGGLAERGIILIDLSPAPQTIDEIRRTGVLHVARTSLSNAALMDLARQIVG from the coding sequence ATGCGCTCCGGGGGAGAGTTTCTAAAAACCATCACCATCCGCTATATCCTGGCTCTGGGCCTCTTGGCGGCTCTGGCTGTGGTGGCGTATGCTGGCGTTTATTATGTCATTAAAACCCAGGAGTATTCCGCCGAGATAATCAACCTGAGCGGCCAGCGCCGGTGGCTTTCACAAAGAGTGGCGCTTGTCGGCCTTCACCTTACCGACGACAAGAGCATAGCCAACCGCAACGTGGAGCGTAAACGGTTGGTGGAAACCATCGTTTCGCTGGAGAGTGTGCACAATTATCTGCTCAATGGGGACAACCCCATGAGCCTGAAGGCCGGGATGACCCCGGAGATGAAGTCAATTTACTTCTCCCCTCCCCACAACCTGGAAATGCGGATAAGGGCGTTTATAGATTGGGCCAAGCTTCTCGCCAAGGAGCCGGATAACAGGTTGATACATGAAAACCCGTATCTCGCCAAAATCCTTGATGCCGCCAACTCGTCCCTTCTGGAAGCGCTGGACGCCGCCGTGACCCAAACCCAGAAAGAGAGCGAGGCCAAGGTCAGGAATTTGCATTCCCTTGAAGCCTTGGCGCTGGTGGCGATGCTGGTCGCGTTGGGGATGGTGGCCCTGTTCATTTTCCGTCCCATGGCAATGGCTGTAAGCCAAAGGGCCAACGAACTGATAAAAAGCGAGAAAAAGCTTAAAGACATCGCATCCTCCCTGGGCGAGGGTGTATGCGTTATAGACAACCAGTGCAGGCTTTCATTCATGAACCCGGAGGCGGAGCGCCTTTTAGGGTGGAGCGGCGAAGAGCTTTTGGGCGCGAATCTGCACAGCGCCATCCGCGCGGACCATAATGATGAAGAAAACCACGGTAGCGCGGCCCACCCATTGTGCGAGGCCATTTTCACCGGCGAGCGCCAGAGGATTTCCGGGGAGGACGTTTTCAGGCGGCGGAACGGGGATCTGTTCTCCGTGGCCATAGTCGCCACGGCCATAGGCGATGAAGGCGCGCCTATCGGGGCGGTAATCGTGTTCCATGACATCACCGAGCGCAAAAGATTAATGGAGGAGCTGACCACCGCCCGGGACATAGCCGAGGAGGCTACCAGGCTGAAAGACCAGTTCGTTTCGCTGGTGTCTCACGACCTCCGCTCGCCGTTGAGTTCCATCACCGGCCTCCTGAAAATGATAGAGACCGATTTTGACAAGGGGGACGTGGCCCGGAGCGCCCGCCTGGTGGTAACGGCCAGGGAGAGCGTGGAAAGGCTGTTGAGCATGATAAACCAGCTGTTGAACATCAGCAGGCTCAAGACCGGCAAGATAATACCCAGGCCCGTATTTTTCGACGCTGGCAAGGCCGCCGCCTACGCTATCGGGGAGGTTTCCCACCTGGCCCGGGAAAAGGGTGTGCGGCTTATAAACGAAATCCAACCCGGTTACAGGCTTTTCGCCGATTCGGACTTGTATCCGGTGGTGTTGCGGAACCTTCTGTCCAACGCCGTCAAGTTCTGCCGGCCGGGGGATGACGTGACAATTTACAACCCTCCCGGCGAGCCGGGCGTGGTGGCCGTAAAAGACACCGGTGTTGGCATACAGGATTCCATAGTACAGAACGTTTTCAGGCACGAGGTGAAGACCACCACCAGGGGCACATCCGGCGAGGTGGGCGCGGGGCTGGGCCTTCCATTCTCCAGCGACATATTGGCCGCCCATGGCGGAACCATCACCGTTGAATCCAAACTGGGTGAGGGAAGCGTTTTCTACGCAAAGCTTCCTCCAAAACGCCCCCTGTGCCTGATAGTGGACAGCGATGAAAGCGAAAGCCGCAGGATGGCCGCCGCGCTGAACCTGATAGGTGTGGATTGCGTGGAAACCCGCGATGTGCCCGAGGCTCATATCGCCATGACCGCAAGACAGCCCGACCTGGCGGTCATATCCGTCCGGGAGGGGGCGGCCAGCGCCATAGAGCTGATAAACACCCTGGGAAGCGAGGGGGGTCTTGCGGAGCGGGGCATTATCTTGATTGACCTTAGCCCGGCGCCTCAAACCATCGACGAGATCCGCAGGACCGGCGTGCTCCACGTGGCTCGGACCAGCCTTTCAAACGCGGCCCTTATGGATCTGGCCCGGCAAATAGTGGGCTGA
- the pckA gene encoding phosphoenolpyruvate carboxykinase (ATP): protein MKELAGLGFHNLNQVYRNLTTPALYEEAVRRREGSISHRGPFIVRTGQYTGRSPNDKFMVKEGTSEAHIWWGEVNQPIDENRFDSLLLRLTAYWQGKDMFIQDCYAGADPKYRLPLRVITEDAWHSMFARDMFIRFHDVTELEHHAPQFTVINAPRFTADPAVDGTRSEAFVIVHFGKKLVIIGGTSYAGEIKKSIFTVCNYMMPRQSVLSMHCSANIGPQSDVAIFFGLSGTGKTTLSADPTRKLIGDDEHGWSDDGVFNFEGGCYAKVIKLSKEAEPEIFENTERFGTILENVAMDNLNRRIDLNDGSFTENTRAAYPITEIHVPNAELSGSGGHPKNIFMLTADAFGVLPPLAKLTHAQAMYHFISGYTAKVAGTERGITEPKATFSTCFGAPFLALHPTVYADLLGKKIEEHGVNCWLVNTGWTGGAYGVGSRMKINHTRAMLHAALEGKLANAEFVEDPVFKISVPKSVPGVPDGVLIPRDTWQDKAAYDAAAKNLARLFADNFEKFASLASDAVKSAGPRV, encoded by the coding sequence ATGAAAGAGCTGGCCGGTCTCGGGTTCCACAATCTCAACCAGGTATATAGAAATCTCACCACCCCGGCTTTATACGAAGAGGCTGTGCGGCGCAGGGAGGGCTCCATCTCCCACCGTGGGCCGTTTATAGTGCGCACGGGGCAGTACACGGGCCGGTCGCCCAACGACAAGTTCATGGTGAAAGAGGGCACCAGCGAGGCGCACATCTGGTGGGGGGAGGTGAACCAGCCCATAGACGAGAACAGGTTCGACAGCCTTCTCTTGCGCCTTACCGCCTACTGGCAGGGCAAAGACATGTTCATCCAGGACTGTTACGCCGGGGCGGATCCCAAGTACCGCCTGCCGCTCCGGGTTATAACCGAGGACGCCTGGCATTCCATGTTCGCCCGGGACATGTTCATAAGGTTCCACGATGTAACGGAGCTTGAACACCATGCCCCGCAGTTCACGGTGATAAACGCCCCCAGGTTCACGGCGGATCCTGCGGTGGACGGAACCCGTTCTGAAGCGTTCGTTATCGTCCATTTCGGCAAGAAGCTTGTGATTATCGGCGGCACAAGCTACGCCGGGGAAATAAAGAAATCCATATTCACCGTATGCAACTACATGATGCCCCGGCAAAGCGTGCTTTCGATGCACTGCTCGGCCAACATAGGCCCTCAAAGCGACGTGGCCATATTCTTCGGCCTGTCGGGCACCGGGAAAACCACCCTTTCGGCCGACCCCACCCGCAAGCTCATCGGCGACGATGAGCATGGATGGAGCGACGACGGGGTGTTCAACTTCGAGGGGGGCTGTTACGCCAAGGTGATCAAGCTCTCCAAAGAAGCCGAGCCGGAGATTTTCGAGAATACCGAGCGGTTCGGAACCATCCTGGAAAACGTGGCAATGGACAACCTTAACCGCCGGATAGATTTGAACGACGGTTCTTTTACGGAGAACACCCGGGCGGCCTATCCCATCACCGAGATCCATGTGCCCAACGCGGAGCTATCGGGAAGTGGCGGCCATCCAAAAAACATTTTCATGCTCACGGCGGACGCCTTCGGGGTTCTCCCACCCCTCGCCAAGCTCACCCACGCGCAGGCCATGTACCATTTCATTTCCGGATATACCGCCAAAGTGGCCGGAACCGAACGGGGCATAACAGAGCCTAAGGCCACGTTCTCCACCTGTTTTGGCGCCCCGTTCCTGGCGTTGCACCCCACGGTGTACGCCGACCTTCTGGGGAAAAAGATAGAAGAACACGGCGTGAACTGCTGGCTGGTCAACACCGGGTGGACCGGCGGCGCCTACGGTGTGGGCTCCAGGATGAAGATTAACCACACCCGCGCCATGCTCCACGCCGCGCTTGAAGGAAAGCTGGCCAACGCGGAATTCGTTGAAGACCCGGTCTTCAAGATCAGCGTGCCCAAAAGCGTGCCGGGCGTGCCCGACGGGGTGTTGATTCCGCGTGACACATGGCAGGACAAGGCCGCCTACGACGCCGCGGCGAAAAACCTGGCCCGGCTGTTCGCGGATAATTTTGAAAAGTTCGCTTCACTGGCGTCGGACGCCGTGAAATCGGCGGGTCCGCGGGTTTAG
- the waaF gene encoding lipopolysaccharide heptosyltransferase II gives MDTPKMKLDPGAVRRILVLRYRSIGDIILSNPALAGLRRMFPAAKIHMVVDDVFEDVLYGNPNVDKIILSPRKPSGPKWKADIAMINKLRAAKYDLAVDLHGGPRSSWFTLFSGARWRIGHGFRWRNRLCYNMAVPTPDFDDHTWRVQYRVVNALGSAWPEKPEFFLNFPEKAMESARAKVGETGFNFDMPIVLLHPGARIQVKRWPAEKMGALARWLVDEKGAAVFLAGSKADEEEIKSIRRAAGYALPYFTNLNVGELAALIKMANLIVCNDSGPMHMAGALNTPILALFGPSDPKIWEPMGADVKATITGAPMECMPCDQKGCPYEGAHCMTRIELGEVKRELEKLLPPHA, from the coding sequence ATGGATACGCCCAAGATGAAACTGGATCCGGGCGCGGTACGCCGCATTCTGGTCCTGCGTTACCGCTCCATCGGGGACATTATCCTGTCCAACCCTGCGCTGGCTGGTTTGCGCCGCATGTTCCCGGCCGCCAAAATCCACATGGTGGTGGACGACGTTTTCGAGGATGTGCTTTACGGCAACCCGAACGTGGACAAGATAATTTTGAGCCCCCGCAAACCCTCAGGGCCGAAATGGAAAGCGGACATTGCCATGATAAATAAACTGCGCGCCGCAAAGTATGACCTGGCGGTGGACCTGCATGGTGGCCCGCGAAGCTCATGGTTCACCCTTTTTTCCGGCGCGCGATGGCGGATAGGCCACGGGTTCCGCTGGCGCAACCGGCTTTGTTACAACATGGCCGTGCCCACGCCGGATTTTGACGACCATACATGGAGAGTGCAATACCGGGTGGTGAACGCCTTGGGATCTGCGTGGCCGGAGAAGCCGGAGTTCTTCCTGAATTTCCCGGAGAAGGCTATGGAATCGGCCCGGGCTAAAGTTGGCGAAACCGGTTTTAATTTCGACATGCCCATTGTCCTGCTTCACCCTGGCGCCAGGATACAGGTGAAACGGTGGCCCGCCGAAAAAATGGGCGCGCTGGCCCGCTGGCTGGTAGACGAGAAGGGCGCGGCGGTGTTCCTGGCTGGCTCCAAGGCGGACGAAGAAGAAATAAAAAGCATCCGGCGCGCCGCGGGCTACGCCCTTCCCTATTTCACCAACCTGAACGTGGGCGAACTGGCGGCGCTGATAAAAATGGCCAATTTAATCGTGTGTAACGACTCGGGCCCCATGCACATGGCCGGGGCGCTGAACACCCCCATCCTGGCCCTGTTCGGCCCGTCCGACCCGAAGATATGGGAGCCGATGGGAGCCGATGTGAAAGCCACAATCACCGGCGCGCCCATGGAGTGCATGCCTTGCGACCAGAAGGGTTGCCCCTATGAAGGCGCCCATTGCATGACACGCATTGAGCTGGGCGAAGTTAAACGGGAGTTGGAAAAACTGCTACCACCCCATGCCTAG
- a CDS encoding NAD-dependent epimerase/dehydratase family protein: MGIAIITGSCGLVGSESARYFAREGFNIVGVDNDMRRYFFGAEASTDWNRERLAEELSARYTHVNLDIRDGDAVDRLFSQYGTDIKLVIHTAAQPSHDWAAKEPKTDFAVNATGTLNMLEATRTFCPDSVFIFTSTNKVYGDLPNNLPLFEMERRWEVDPSHPFHERGIDETMSIDRSKHSIFGASKVAADVMTQEYGRYFGMKTGVFRGGCLTGPAHSGAELHGFLSYLVKCVLTGKKYTIFGYKGKQVRDNIHSDDLARAFHLFYKNPIPGEVYNMGGSRFSNCSVLEAFDIAEKITGEAAVYEVTQTNRIGDHIWYISDISRFCGHYPEFRLSHGIEIIIGEIALEFERRLSTGK, encoded by the coding sequence ATGGGAATAGCTATCATCACCGGCTCCTGTGGCCTTGTGGGGTCGGAGAGCGCCCGGTATTTCGCCCGGGAGGGGTTCAATATAGTCGGGGTGGATAACGATATGCGGCGCTATTTCTTCGGCGCCGAAGCCAGTACGGACTGGAACCGGGAGCGCCTGGCTGAAGAGCTTTCGGCCCGCTATACCCATGTGAACCTGGATATCCGCGACGGCGACGCGGTGGACCGCTTGTTCAGCCAATACGGTACGGACATAAAGCTGGTGATCCATACCGCCGCCCAGCCTTCGCACGACTGGGCCGCCAAGGAGCCTAAAACCGATTTTGCCGTGAACGCCACGGGAACGCTGAACATGCTGGAGGCCACTAGAACGTTCTGCCCGGACAGCGTGTTCATATTCACCTCTACCAACAAGGTATATGGCGACCTGCCCAACAACCTGCCCCTTTTCGAGATGGAGCGGCGGTGGGAGGTGGACCCCTCGCATCCGTTCCACGAGCGGGGCATAGACGAGACCATGAGCATAGACCGGAGCAAGCATTCAATCTTCGGCGCCTCCAAAGTGGCGGCGGACGTGATGACGCAGGAATATGGCCGCTATTTCGGGATGAAAACCGGTGTATTCCGTGGGGGATGCCTCACCGGCCCGGCCCATTCCGGAGCGGAGCTTCACGGGTTTTTGTCATATCTCGTAAAATGCGTGCTGACCGGAAAGAAATACACCATATTCGGCTACAAGGGAAAACAGGTGCGGGACAACATCCATAGCGACGACCTGGCGCGGGCGTTCCACCTGTTTTATAAAAATCCCATTCCCGGCGAGGTTTACAACATGGGGGGAAGCCGGTTCTCCAACTGCTCGGTGCTGGAGGCTTTCGACATCGCGGAGAAGATCACCGGCGAGGCGGCGGTTTACGAGGTGACCCAGACTAACCGCATCGGCGACCATATATGGTACATAAGCGATATAAGCCGGTTTTGCGGGCATTACCCCGAATTCAGGCTTTCGCACGGGATAGAGATTATCATCGGCGAAATTGCGCTGGAGTTCGAGCGAAGGCTCTCCACCGGCAAATAA
- a CDS encoding glycosyltransferase, producing MIILFGTNYRVGQTGHFAHIALQRMGHTVIPFTAVKDAPEDWIVTGPDVDAVALFEQIGGKADAFFMVESSTGSPFLPRRIEELCIPTACWYYDNYLNFRWNKEVVALFDYGFFAQMGRVKQARSYGMGHVDWLPFAADEVFHRNFHMERDIDIGYLGTITEQKNKYFSQFEKCGLKVVTNERFYSFDEIGKFYSRCKVVYNILARRDLNVRAFEAPSAGAVCVNQGYIDEGAHLIFKEGETTMYHRFADAPEICRRLLSNPIELERMSQKAEELVLTGHTYRHRMEKVLESLARGVSNGRMGRRASFAAPVAESLTCGHRDFKWRDRAYEKLAEAFRRGPLGNVVSYLFRYAFWRIREKLEKLWWSLGKAPV from the coding sequence TTGATAATCCTTTTCGGGACCAATTACCGGGTGGGGCAGACGGGCCATTTCGCCCATATCGCCTTACAAAGGATGGGGCACACCGTAATACCCTTCACCGCCGTTAAAGATGCCCCGGAAGACTGGATAGTCACAGGGCCGGATGTGGACGCGGTGGCCCTTTTCGAGCAAATCGGCGGAAAGGCCGACGCCTTCTTTATGGTGGAAAGCTCCACAGGCTCCCCGTTCCTGCCCCGCCGCATCGAGGAGCTTTGCATCCCCACCGCCTGCTGGTATTACGACAACTATCTCAATTTCCGGTGGAACAAGGAGGTTGTGGCGCTGTTCGATTACGGATTCTTCGCCCAGATGGGAAGGGTAAAGCAGGCGCGCTCCTACGGGATGGGGCATGTGGACTGGCTCCCATTCGCCGCCGACGAGGTGTTCCACCGCAATTTCCACATGGAGCGGGACATAGACATAGGCTACCTTGGCACCATCACGGAACAGAAAAATAAGTACTTCAGCCAGTTTGAAAAGTGCGGCTTGAAAGTGGTGACCAACGAGCGGTTTTACAGTTTCGACGAGATTGGCAAGTTCTACAGCCGTTGCAAGGTGGTATATAACATCCTGGCCCGGAGGGACTTGAACGTGCGCGCATTCGAGGCCCCCAGCGCCGGGGCGGTGTGCGTAAACCAGGGTTACATAGACGAAGGCGCCCATCTTATCTTCAAGGAGGGCGAAACCACCATGTACCACCGGTTCGCCGACGCTCCGGAAATTTGCAGGCGCCTGCTTTCGAACCCCATAGAGCTTGAACGGATGTCCCAAAAGGCCGAAGAACTGGTGCTGACCGGGCACACATACCGCCACCGGATGGAAAAAGTTTTGGAGTCTCTGGCCCGGGGGGTGTCCAACGGCCGGATGGGCAGGAGAGCCTCTTTCGCCGCTCCGGTGGCCGAGTCGCTCACCTGTGGCCACCGGGATTTTAAGTGGCGGGACAGGGCTTACGAAAAATTGGCGGAAGCGTTCCGCCGGGGGCCGCTGGGAAATGTCGTATCATATCTGTTCCGTTACGCGTTTTGGCGGATACGGGAGAAGCTGGAGAAACTCTGGTGGTCGCTTGGGAAGGCCCCGGTTTAG